ATGCGCGCAAGTTACAAAAGTAACAGGTAGTTGGTTGCGGGAGCCGGATTTGAACCGACGACCTTCGGGTTATGAGCCCGACGAGCTACCAGGCTGCTCCATCCCGCGCCAATGACTACTTAGTTAGTCACGCAGTGCACGACTAAAAATATGGTGAGGATTATAAGCTTCCATAAGTCAATAAGCAACCTCTTATCAAGCTTTTATTGTTGCGATAATGTTAAATAAAAAACAATTAAAAAAATCATTAAATTCACAAAAAGCCATAAACGCCGTGCTACACTCGCGCTCCCCTGAAAAAGAACCATACGTTGCCACCGCCGCCTATTTGCCAAAAGCCAATGCTTTTGCAGCGGTATAAGTGCGTTGCGTATGCCGAGACAACTTTTTAAGGGAAACCATAATGATAAAAAAAGCACTTTTTTCAGCCATCGCATTGAGCTTTGCCACGACAACACTTGCCGATACCTGTGAGGGCTTTGGCCCGCAAACACCGCGCGATATTGATAACCTAGTTGGCGAGAATAAAGTAGTTTTCAGCAAAGCACCGGCCAAAGAACAGCTTAACTTATGTAATATCCACTTCCATAAAAATGCCGAACACAAAGCGAAAGATTTTTCTTTATTTGCAGGTGACGGTAAATATGGCGGTTACCAATGTAATATCTCTGAGTCACTTAGTGCCGCTGAATTAAAAGCGCCAAAAGGTAAAATTTGTAAAGGCTTAAAACCGGGGGACACCATTGAAGTGCATTGGGTACACACCTCATGTGATGTTAAACCGGGTAAAGGTTTAGGTTCATGCTTAAGTGAAAAATGTGCAAATCCAGACCTACGCGTAGAAACTCAAGTATTTACCTTAGTAAATGATGACGATGCACTGGATTTTAACGACTTAAGCTACGACGGCAATGTCGTAAACGGTTATCACCAAGCTAAACATATTCCAAATAACACGGGTGCGCCAGTTGAGTTTTTAGGTTCAACTACAGGCCCAAGCTTTAGCGAAAAATCATGTTCACCACTTCAAGTTACATGGAATGTACGTCCACAGTGTGCAAAGCTAAACATCAATACTATTGGTAAATGGTGTGAAGCGAACGTTTTTAAAGAAGATCACGCGCATGGCGTGCGTCAGTTAGTAACCAACCCAACGTTATTAGCGCCAATTAACTAAGTTTTCGTTTCACGCTAACATAGCTTGTTACATTTGTTTTATGAAGGGTAATTTAATTACCCTTTTTTCTGCTTGACTTCATTCCCATTCCAAACGAATCTATAACTTCTTAAACGAATACTTACATTGAAAATAAATGACACTCTTTAACTCGCATCTAGTATGGAATACATGGCAGGCCAACACGGTCAATGCCCTGCTACGTCGTACTTAACGCGGTTAAATGATTTAACCGCAGGTAAAAGCGGTTAGTCACTCCCTCTCACTTCTTTTATCTGCCAAATTTAGGAACGCTATTATGCCTGTTAAGGTATCGTATTTTTTTGTCGTGCTAATTTGGTCAACCACGCCGCTTGGCATTGTATGGAGCAGTGATTCTATTCCGCCAACCATGTCGGTATTTTTGCGCATGTTAATCGCCCTAGTGCTTGGCGCATTTGTAATGGCGATTGCGAATATTCGCTTACCTTGGCATGGCAGAGCGATAAAGTTATACGCCTATTCAGCGCTTGGCATTTATGGCGGCATGATGCTCAGTTACTTTGCAGCGCAGTCCGTGCCTTCTGGCGTTATTTCACTGGTTTTTGGCCTTGCACCAATTTTATCGGGCTTGCTAGCACAGCGTATTTTAAATGAAGCCAAATTTAGCAAAGTAAAAGTGATTGCCTTAATGCTCTCGGTGTGCGGTTTAGCGCTAGTGTGTAAAGATCAACTCGCTGGCGGTTCGGTGTTTGATGTGGGTCTTTTGTGTGTACTCGCTGCGGTGTGTTTCTTTAGCTTAAGCGGTGTGATGGTTAAAACCGTAAAGCTGGCTATTCATCCAATGGCAACCACCTTTGGCGCACTCATTATTGCAACGCCTCTATTTTTTATCACTTGGTTACTGGTGGATGGTACCTTTGCGCCGAGCGGTTGGAGTCATCGAGCCATCGCCTCAATTTTATATTTAGGTGTATTTGGTTCGCTACTTGGCTTTTTGGCGTATTTTCATGTGTTACAAAAGTTAGAAGCCAGCACGGTTGCCTTGATCACACTGATTACACCAGGGTTTGCCATTGCATTGGGTACACTGTTAAACAATGAACCTCTGTCACCCTCACTAATTATTGGCGCGGTGATTATTGTCACTGGTCTTGGTTTATTTCAATTTGGCGATAAACTACTTAAAAGCAAAAAAAGAAGTGCATTGCGATATGACTAATACTTTATATATCACTGGAGCAGGTGTAAGTAGTGCCAGTGGTATACCGACCTTTCGTGGCGAAGACGGTTTTTGGACCATTGGCAGCAATAATTACACGCCACAAGAGATGGCAACCCGTGCCATGTATCAACATAATCCGGCGGAGTTTTTGGCTTGGTATTACACGCGTTTTGTAACTTACCGCAACCACGGCCCCAACAAGGCACACTATTGGCTAGCCGACAAAAACCTCATTACACAAAATATAGATGGCCTTGATGGCAAAGCGGGCAATCAACATTACATTTCAATTCATGGCCGTATTGATCACGTTACGCTTTATCATGAACAAGGGCCGGTTGTTGAACGTTTTAACGCGCCATGGCAGGACGTTGACGAGCAAAACCTTAAAACATCATTGCTCGATATTTTTAAGATTTCAAAACACGGGCCAGAGCTCAATGTGTCACTAAAACCTTATGTTTTACTGTTTGATGAATTTTATACCGATTTGTACCAAATCACTGAGGCGCAAAACCGCATGTATAACGCCGATAAAATGGTATTCATCGGCACATCGTTTAGTGTCAACATTACACAAATGGCGCTCGAAGTGGCACGTCAAAATGCTATTCCAATTGAGATAGTTGACCCCAATCCGGCTCATGTATTACACAGCGATGTCACTTACCACCAAATGACGGCGCTAGAATACATTGAAAAAATAGGCTAGCGGTTTCGCGCTACTGCGCTCTTCACCAATTCAAATGGCACGGTATCGTATACCGCATACCCTGCCATTTTTGACGCTTTTACTTTTGTGAACACAGGTTGTGTTAAGCCTGTTAAAAATCGCGCGGCTAGCGTATCGCTTAATTCAAACCCTTGCCCATTTAATGCAATATCTAATGGTGTTAAATAACCATTGATTTGATTTTCTATGAGCTGTTTTTGCGTATCAATATATTGCAACTTAGCAACTTGCCCACGGCACACACTGCAATGACCACACTGCTGTGGCGCACCTTGATCATCAAAATAGCGCGCCAAATTGTAACTTAAACACGTGTCTAGCTGAAAATAGCGCAACATGGTGTTGATACGCGCCACTTCGCTTTTTTCATTACTCGCAAAATAATCTGTTAGCTGACTAAGCAGCTCATTATTATCTAATAAGCTAGAATTAACGGCATAAACATCTACAAGCTGTTTGCTTTCAAGCTCAATATCGCCCTGCTCGTGTAAATACTCAAGTGCCGACAATACTCGCGAACGGTCAAGCCCAGATTGCATGGCAAACTCACTAACATCGATACTGCCCCACTTTTTCTTAAAGTCAGTTGCATCAAATAACTGGTTTAAAAATGCTTGTCGCTCGGGATTAAATTTAGCTAAGACGCTTGCTTTATCCGATTTGA
This region of Pseudoalteromonas spongiae UST010723-006 genomic DNA includes:
- a CDS encoding SIR2 family NAD-dependent protein deacylase, whose protein sequence is MTNTLYITGAGVSSASGIPTFRGEDGFWTIGSNNYTPQEMATRAMYQHNPAEFLAWYYTRFVTYRNHGPNKAHYWLADKNLITQNIDGLDGKAGNQHYISIHGRIDHVTLYHEQGPVVERFNAPWQDVDEQNLKTSLLDIFKISKHGPELNVSLKPYVLLFDEFYTDLYQITEAQNRMYNADKMVFIGTSFSVNITQMALEVARQNAIPIEIVDPNPAHVLHSDVTYHQMTALEYIEKIG
- a CDS encoding DMT family transporter; amino-acid sequence: MPVKVSYFFVVLIWSTTPLGIVWSSDSIPPTMSVFLRMLIALVLGAFVMAIANIRLPWHGRAIKLYAYSALGIYGGMMLSYFAAQSVPSGVISLVFGLAPILSGLLAQRILNEAKFSKVKVIALMLSVCGLALVCKDQLAGGSVFDVGLLCVLAAVCFFSLSGVMVKTVKLAIHPMATTFGALIIATPLFFITWLLVDGTFAPSGWSHRAIASILYLGVFGSLLGFLAYFHVLQKLEASTVALITLITPGFAIALGTLLNNEPLSPSLIIGAVIIVTGLGLFQFGDKLLKSKKRSALRYD
- a CDS encoding delta-class carbonic anhydrase; its protein translation is MIKKALFSAIALSFATTTLADTCEGFGPQTPRDIDNLVGENKVVFSKAPAKEQLNLCNIHFHKNAEHKAKDFSLFAGDGKYGGYQCNISESLSAAELKAPKGKICKGLKPGDTIEVHWVHTSCDVKPGKGLGSCLSEKCANPDLRVETQVFTLVNDDDALDFNDLSYDGNVVNGYHQAKHIPNNTGAPVEFLGSTTGPSFSEKSCSPLQVTWNVRPQCAKLNINTIGKWCEANVFKEDHAHGVRQLVTNPTLLAPIN